The proteins below come from a single Terriglobales bacterium genomic window:
- the aroB gene encoding 3-dehydroquinate synthase, whose product MGYDEKLVKKITVKTKTASYPVLVEGGILKRAGKTISKLLPSKKSRCFVVTVEPVWRLWGEALQRSLADAKIDYFVLQMPDGERNKSVTTVEQLAERMATKGADRNAVVIAFGGGVVGDLAGLLASVYMRGVEFVQIPTTLLAQVDAAIGGKTGVNLRAGKNLFGTFHHPLIVISDPEVLSTLPDREFRAGLFEVIKSGVIRDRKLFEITEKDREKLLARDPALLERVIHDCARIKAEVVAADEKESNLRRILNFGHTVGHALEADTGYRHFLHGEAVGWGMAAAAMIGTAVHKTSPELAQRIVSCVLAYSPLPEVNSRPEEIVRRTRGDKKTLDGKVNFILATEIGKVIISNRVPDEVVAHAVEQLHVLSRS is encoded by the coding sequence GTGGGATATGATGAAAAGCTTGTGAAAAAGATCACGGTAAAAACTAAGACCGCGTCTTATCCGGTGCTGGTGGAGGGAGGCATTCTCAAGCGAGCCGGCAAGACGATCTCCAAGCTGCTCCCAAGTAAGAAGTCTCGATGCTTCGTGGTCACGGTTGAACCGGTCTGGAGGCTCTGGGGAGAAGCGCTGCAGAGGAGTCTTGCGGACGCGAAGATCGATTATTTCGTGCTACAGATGCCGGACGGCGAGCGCAATAAGAGCGTCACGACAGTCGAGCAACTGGCAGAACGGATGGCCACAAAAGGAGCTGATCGCAATGCTGTAGTGATCGCATTCGGCGGAGGCGTGGTCGGCGACCTCGCCGGACTGCTGGCTTCGGTTTACATGCGTGGGGTGGAATTCGTTCAGATTCCGACCACGCTCCTGGCACAGGTTGATGCAGCCATTGGCGGGAAGACAGGCGTAAATCTGCGCGCAGGAAAGAATCTGTTCGGAACGTTTCACCATCCGCTGATCGTGATCTCCGACCCCGAAGTCCTTTCCACCCTCCCAGATCGGGAATTTCGTGCGGGCTTGTTCGAGGTGATCAAGTCCGGAGTCATTCGCGATCGTAAGCTGTTCGAAATCACCGAGAAAGATCGCGAGAAGCTGCTGGCTCGCGATCCAGCACTTCTTGAACGAGTAATTCACGACTGCGCGCGCATCAAAGCTGAAGTCGTGGCGGCGGATGAAAAAGAATCTAACCTGCGCCGTATCCTCAACTTTGGGCACACAGTCGGTCACGCGTTGGAAGCGGACACCGGATATCGCCATTTTCTGCACGGCGAAGCTGTCGGGTGGGGTATGGCCGCCGCAGCAATGATCGGCACTGCCGTGCACAAAACATCTCCCGAATTGGCACAACGGATCGTCTCCTGCGTGCTCGCCTATTCGCCGCTTCCGGAAGTGAACAGCCGCCCCGAAGAGATCGTGCGCCGCACGCGCGGAGACAAAAAGACGCTCGACGGTAAAGTGAATTTCATTCTGGCGACAGAAATCGGCAAAGTGATCATTTCCAATCGTGTGCCCGACGAAGTCGTTGCGCACGCGGTAGAGCAACTGCACGTATTGTCCCGCAGCTAA
- a CDS encoding ubiquinone/menaquinone biosynthesis methyltransferase, with the protein MRDHEEHVTGAAPAGATDERAAAQAVQQMFDEISPRYDLLNHVLSMNVDRLWWWRTARSLRSALQNPGARALDLCCGTGDMARALRKQAPKATIVGVDFSRGMLKRGEAKFHEHNIAPVEADALRLPFPDQTFGLVVSAFGFRNLANYDAGLREIYRVLCPGGELGILDFSEPGGLLGKLYGFYFRRVLPKIGAAISGVNGPYSYLPASVSRFPPPAEIIGRMEAAGYMKARWQRYTFGVAGLYRGVKRHATCNS; encoded by the coding sequence ATGAGAGATCATGAGGAGCACGTGACCGGCGCTGCCCCCGCAGGTGCAACGGACGAGCGCGCTGCCGCCCAGGCAGTGCAGCAGATGTTTGACGAGATCTCTCCGCGTTACGATCTGCTCAACCATGTGCTCTCGATGAACGTGGATCGCCTGTGGTGGTGGCGCACCGCACGCTCTTTGCGTTCGGCGTTGCAGAACCCGGGCGCCCGCGCGCTGGACTTATGCTGTGGTACCGGCGACATGGCGCGCGCTCTTCGGAAGCAAGCTCCGAAAGCGACTATCGTCGGCGTAGATTTTTCGCGCGGTATGTTGAAACGCGGCGAAGCGAAATTTCACGAGCACAATATCGCTCCCGTTGAAGCCGACGCTTTGCGCTTGCCTTTCCCAGATCAGACCTTCGGACTGGTAGTTTCCGCCTTCGGCTTTCGCAATCTCGCCAACTACGATGCGGGCTTGCGCGAAATTTATCGCGTACTGTGTCCTGGTGGAGAACTGGGCATTCTGGATTTCAGCGAACCCGGCGGGCTACTTGGAAAATTGTACGGGTTCTATTTCAGAAGGGTGCTTCCCAAAATAGGAGCCGCTATTTCTGGCGTAAACGGCCCTTATTCGTATTTGCCGGCCTCGGTGTCGCGGTTTCCTCCTCCTGCAGAGATCATCGGCCGAATGGAAGCAGCGGGTTATATGAAAGCTCGATGGCAGCGTTATACATTCGGTGTGGCAGGACTTTATCGGGGAGTAAAACGCCACGCTACTTGCAACTCGTAG
- a CDS encoding YajQ family cyclic di-GMP-binding protein produces MASENSFDVVSKIDLQEVANAIQQALKEIHTRFDLKDSKSNIGMEGKDAIVLSSADEYKLKAVTDVLQTKLVKRQVPLKGLQYQAIEPAAGSTVRQKITLQQGIPIEKAREIVKLIKDSKLKVQASIQGDTVRVSGKDRDTLQQVIGILRNKDFGIDMQFTNYRSN; encoded by the coding sequence ATGGCCTCTGAGAATTCATTTGATGTGGTGAGCAAGATCGACCTGCAGGAGGTGGCGAACGCCATTCAGCAGGCGCTCAAAGAAATTCACACGCGCTTTGATTTGAAGGACTCGAAATCGAACATCGGTATGGAAGGGAAGGACGCAATCGTGCTCTCCTCCGCCGACGAGTACAAACTGAAGGCCGTCACCGACGTCCTTCAGACCAAACTGGTGAAGCGCCAAGTGCCGCTGAAAGGCTTGCAATACCAGGCGATAGAGCCGGCGGCGGGATCGACGGTGCGCCAGAAAATCACCTTGCAGCAGGGAATTCCGATTGAGAAGGCGCGCGAGATCGTTAAGCTAATCAAGGACTCGAAGCTAAAAGTTCAAGCTTCGATTCAAGGTGACACCGTGCGCGTGAGCGGCAAGGACCGCGATACCCTGCAGCAGGTAATCGGCATACTGCGTAACAAGGATTTCGGTATCGACATGCAGTTCACCAACTACAGGTCCAACTAG